The genomic stretch GATAAATAGGCTGCAATTAATCATATGATCTGACTCCATAAAAAAAGAATCCCCATCCTAAGGATGGAGATTCTCTATACCCGCAGTTTTTCTCCGCTTTGCGTTTCAAAACACTTTTATGATGCGTGAATGTATCAAAACTTGCTTTACCATGATACGATCCCATACCACTTTCCCCCACACCGCCAAAAGGCAGATAAGGCGAAGTTAAGTGCGCAAGTGTTTCATTGATACAGCCGCCGCCGAAGGAAACTCGGCTCAGCAACTCATCTTGTACTTCTTTACTCTCAGAGAAAACGTAGAAAGCTAACGGTTTTGGACGATTCGTAATTTCTTCAATAATCTCGTTCAAATCATCATATACGATTACAGGAAGAATCGGACCAAAGATTTCTTCTTGCATAACCGGATCATTCCAAGAAATTTGATCGAGGATTGTCGGCTCTATGAATTGTCTAGAAGCATCTGTTCTACCGCCAAAATACGGATTCCCATTGTCTAAGAAAGCACGTAGTCGATTAAATTGTTTTTCATTTATAATTTTAGGGAAATCAGGATTTTTGGAAATATCTTCCCCATATAACCCATGAATTGCTTCTTTAAGTTTGCTAAGGAACTGATCTTTTACATCACGATGTATCAGCAGATAGTCTGGAGCAACGCAAGTTTGTCCTGCATTGAGAAACTTCCCTCTAGCGATCCGCTTCGCAGCAGTATCAAGATCAGCATCATTATGCACGATACAAGGACTCTTACCGCCGAGTTCCAAAGTAACCGGAGTTAGATGTTTAGAAGCAGCTTCCATTACTACTTTTCCGACATTTGTGCTTCCTGTAAAGAAGATATAATCAAATTTTTCTTTTAGAAGAGCAGTGCTCGTTTCGACTTCACCCTCTACAACCGCAATATACTCTTCAGGGAAGTTATCACTTATCATTTTAGTAATGATACTTGATGTCGCTGGAGTAAATTCTGATGGTTTCAGTACTGCACAGTTACCGCCGGCAATTGCTCCTACAAGAGGAGAGACAGCCAACTGGAACGGATAGTTCCATGGGGCAATAATCAAAGCATCACCATATGGCTCTGGGTAGATTACGCTCGAAGCATCTGTAATATAAGCAGGCGTTTCTACATTTTTAGGTTCCATCCATGCTTTCAAGTTCTCTAAGGAATAGTTAATTTCCTCAAGAACCAGTTTAATTTCCGAAGAATATCCTTCAGCCTCCGACTTATTCAAGTCTTTTCTGAGAGCTGCTAGAATTTCTTTTTCATTTGTAAGAATTGCTTCTTTCAATGTATTTAATGAATCCATTCGATATTGAATAGGTTTTGTTACCCCTGTTTTGAAGAATGTCCGCTGTCTTTTTGCCAAATTCTCGTAATTTTCCATGATTCACATTCTCCTCTGTATGTTAGTCTGTATGTTAGTATGATTTGAATTTTTACTCGCTAACTTTAACGAGCATCTTACCTAGGTTCGCACCTTTAAATAATTGAAGGAAGGCCTCAACAACGTTATCAAAACCATCAACAACGGTTTCTTCATATTTTAATTTCCCTTCAGACAGCCATTTTCCAAGCTCTTGAAGTCCTTCTGACTGACGATCTGCATAATCACTAAGTACAAATCCTTTGAGTAAAGAACGAGTCTTTATCATTTGACTTTGGATACGAGGTCCTACATCTCCATCCGTACTGTTGTAAGAAGATATCGCGCCGCACAGCGGGATACGTGCATGATCATTCAGCAAGCTCATCACTGCATCTGAGATCGGACCACCTACGTTATCAAAATAAACATCAACACCACTCGGACATGCTTTTTCCAAATCCTGTTTGATATTTTCTGTTGTTTTATAATTAATAGCTGCATCAAAGTTCAGCTCTTGCATTAAGTAGTTGCATTTTTCATCCGTACCGGCAATACCAACCACACGTGCACCTTTGATTTTAGCGATCTGACCCACGAACATACCAACGGAACCCGCTGCACCTGAGACAACCACAGTTTCTCCTTCTTTAGGTTGACCAATATCAAGTAATCCAAAGTAGGCAGTAAGTCCTGTTAGACCAAGAACACTCAAATAAGCAGATACAGGGGCGATCGACTCATCAATCTTAGTAACTTTGTTATCATCTACTGTATTGAAGAGCTGCCAGCCCAGCATACCGATTACTTTGTCCCCTTCTTTGTACTTATCTGATTTCGATTCTACGATCTCTCCTACAGCTCCACCTTTAATTACATCATTTAATTGATAAGGAGGAACATACGATTTCGAATCATTCATTCTGCCGCGCATATAAGGATCTACCGAAAGATATAAAGTTTTTACAACAACTTGTCCCTCTTGAGGCTGCTGTACTTCTACCTCTTTAAATTCAAAATCACTCGGAGCAGGCAATCCTTCCGGACGCTTTATCAGTAGTACTTGTTTATTCTTTGCTGTCTGATTCATATGATCACTTCTCCATTACTACGGAATTTTTTAAGTTTCACATCTACTTATTACCCGCCCGATCAGAAATCTAACGGAACATGATGATTGGCAGTTCTTAATTCGATAGTTTTAAAACTTTCAAATTATTATCAAAAAATGATGGGTTTCTGGACATTCGAGTTACAAACTGTCCAAGAAACCCGGTAAAAATTCGGTAAATGTATCTTCTCGCAGACTGCTGCACTTATTCTGACCCATGCGTGTCACGCTGACTAAATCAGCTTCGTACAAAATCTTAAGGTGATAGGATACGTTTGACTTATCCATTCCCATTGATTCACCAATCGTGCCGCAAGTGTTGTTGTCCCGGTGGTGATAAAGATATCGAATCATTTCTATACGTTTTATCTCTGACAATGCTTTAAAAATTTTAACCCGTTTTACATCATTTATTGAAGAGTATTGTTTGATCATCATAGAACTATTGTATTGTTCTCTTTTCTTAAAGTCAAATCTATTGAATACTACAGCTTTAAATAACGCGTTACCGCAACTTATTATTTGAATATTTACGTATGAGCGCTTTTCCGAATCTGATCATATACCTTTTTTAAAGGGATTCCGTGGGAAAGTGCCAACTGTTTGCATTCTTCATATTCAGGAGCCCACTCAACCACTTGTCCTGCATAGATTCCCTTCTTTACCGTCACACTCCCCCACTCCGTTTCCACTTGTTCAAATATTCGTTCTAAGCGGTGTACGGTTAATGGATAATAACGAATCCCGAGTGTGGTGGTTTCTGTAAAAAGGATTTCTTTCATTTTCTCTATTTTAGAAGTAGAACACAGCAATTGAAGTAAGGTTCCTGGTCTGTTCTTCTTCATATAAATCGGTGTATAAAATACATCATTGGCACCATTTTCGAATAATAAGTCCATAACATATCCCAGCCATTCTCCGGGGATATCGTCTAGATTCACTTCCATTTTGACCATTTCCATATCCACATGTTCATGACTCGGAGGATGGTGAGATTGCATAGTCCTGCTCCTCTCTGTTTCTCTATTCACCAATGATGACCCGAAGGGCATTCGGATGATCCGGGAATGTTTTTGTTCCTGCTCCATAGCCAATCGTTTGAATTCTCATAGAGGGAATGGACCCAAACTCCTCTGCTAAGACCGCAATAAGCGCGGCGCCCGTCGGTGTTGTCAGTTCACCCCTAATATCAGAGCGCTCTATAGGGATACCACGTAACATTTCAAGTGTTGCGGGTGCGGGCACAGGATATATTCCATGATCAATGCGAATTTTCCCTTTACCGACTGGGATGGGCGACGATATGACAGTATCAATTCCTAACTGATGGAACGCAATAGCGCCACCTACAATATCGATTATAGAGTCAACCGCGCCCACTTCATGAAAATGTACCTCATCCAGAGGAACTCCATGTATTTTCCCTTCTGCTTCCCCGATTTTTTTGAAAATTTGCAAGGCTGTATTTTCCACTTGTTCTGAAAAGCCAGACGCTTTAATTAATTGAACAAT from Paenibacillus polygoni encodes the following:
- a CDS encoding NADP-dependent oxidoreductase encodes the protein MNQTAKNKQVLLIKRPEGLPAPSDFEFKEVEVQQPQEGQVVVKTLYLSVDPYMRGRMNDSKSYVPPYQLNDVIKGGAVGEIVESKSDKYKEGDKVIGMLGWQLFNTVDDNKVTKIDESIAPVSAYLSVLGLTGLTAYFGLLDIGQPKEGETVVVSGAAGSVGMFVGQIAKIKGARVVGIAGTDEKCNYLMQELNFDAAINYKTTENIKQDLEKACPSGVDVYFDNVGGPISDAVMSLLNDHARIPLCGAISSYNSTDGDVGPRIQSQMIKTRSLLKGFVLSDYADRQSEGLQELGKWLSEGKLKYEETVVDGFDNVVEAFLQLFKGANLGKMLVKVSE
- a CDS encoding ArsR/SmtB family transcription factor, with amino-acid sequence MMIKQYSSINDVKRVKIFKALSEIKRIEMIRYLYHHRDNNTCGTIGESMGMDKSNVSYHLKILYEADLVSVTRMGQNKCSSLREDTFTEFLPGFLDSL
- the larC2 gene encoding nickel pincer cofactor biosynthesis protein LarC2; the protein is MQSHHPPSHEHVDMEMVKMEVNLDDIPGEWLGYVMDLLFENGANDVFYTPIYMKKNRPGTLLQLLCSTSKIEKMKEILFTETTTLGIRYYPLTVHRLERIFEQVETEWGSVTVKKGIYAGQVVEWAPEYEECKQLALSHGIPLKKVYDQIRKSAHT
- the larC gene encoding nickel pincer cofactor biosynthesis protein LarC, which encodes MKTLYLDCFSGISGDMFIGALLDAGADPVHLREELSKLRMEDEYELRWEKVLKNGITCTKFDVILQKDNHLHVHSHTHTPEKVGHKNEYSHSHGRGGHEYAHSHEREHEHEHSQEHVHTHEDQEHVHTHEHNHTHKQVHGHDHHHHAHRSYKDIVQLIKASGFSEQVENTALQIFKKIGEAEGKIHGVPLDEVHFHEVGAVDSIIDIVGGAIAFHQLGIDTVISSPIPVGKGKIRIDHGIYPVPAPATLEMLRGIPIERSDIRGELTTPTGAALIAVLAEEFGSIPSMRIQTIGYGAGTKTFPDHPNALRVIIGE
- a CDS encoding aldehyde dehydrogenase, whose amino-acid sequence is MENYENLAKRQRTFFKTGVTKPIQYRMDSLNTLKEAILTNEKEILAALRKDLNKSEAEGYSSEIKLVLEEINYSLENLKAWMEPKNVETPAYITDASSVIYPEPYGDALIIAPWNYPFQLAVSPLVGAIAGGNCAVLKPSEFTPATSSIITKMISDNFPEEYIAVVEGEVETSTALLKEKFDYIFFTGSTNVGKVVMEAASKHLTPVTLELGGKSPCIVHNDADLDTAAKRIARGKFLNAGQTCVAPDYLLIHRDVKDQFLSKLKEAIHGLYGEDISKNPDFPKIINEKQFNRLRAFLDNGNPYFGGRTDASRQFIEPTILDQISWNDPVMQEEIFGPILPVIVYDDLNEIIEEITNRPKPLAFYVFSESKEVQDELLSRVSFGGGCINETLAHLTSPYLPFGGVGESGMGSYHGKASFDTFTHHKSVLKRKAEKNCGYRESPSLGWGFFFYGVRSYD